The following proteins come from a genomic window of Nasonia vitripennis strain AsymCx chromosome 4 unlocalized genomic scaffold, Nvit_psr_1.1 chr4_random0004, whole genome shotgun sequence:
- the LOC107981544 gene encoding uncharacterized protein LOC107981544 has product MLLLYYWIKFEEKNLKELWIRVGAAAKKRFLPVHIVAKHEQTGIQLCSTLLAVHHLTGSDYTSKIGTKYSALRSSPKKFLRSVAQGISKLEIENCIEEAEKYLVQVIKKGNACLTFDELRFWMYHYGNTASILDLPPTSNSIKLHILRAFYATFEHMNLLNAECPKLDPLEFGYIQQEEHLIPIKVAVSFPPMDELVPNCNSTNCSRKTCLCRSAGLSCISFCICRSTGVCKNPYDSKDKNDNFNLNPKFYFH; this is encoded by the exons ATGTTGTTGCTATATTATTGGATTAAATTCGAAGAGAAAAACTTAAAG gaATTGTGGATTAGAGTaggagcagcagcaaaaaAACGGTTTTTACCTGTACATATTGTTGCTAAACATGAACAAACTGGCATTCAACTTTGTTCAACGTTGTTAGCAGTACACCACCTTACAGGCTCTGATTACACCAGCAAAATTGGTACCAAATATAGTGCTTTACGAAGTAGTCCCAAAAAATTTCTTAGAAGCGTTGCCCAAG gTATATCGAAGTTAGAAATAGAAAATTGTATCGAGGAAGCCGAGAAATACCTTGTGCAAGTGATAAAAAAAGGTAACGCTTGTCTAACATTCGACGAACTTAGATTTTGGATGTATCATTATGGAAACACAGCATCGATATTAGATCTTCCACCAACTAGTAACTCAATTAAATTACATATATTGAGAGCCTTCTATGCAACCTTTGAACACATGAATTTGCTAAATGCAGAATGTCCAAAATTAGATCCTTTAGAATTCGGTTATATTCAACAAGAGGAACATTTGATTCCAATAAAAGTTGCAGTCTCGTTTCCGCCAATGGATGAGTTGGTACCGAATTGCAATAGCACAAATTGTTCAAGAAAAACGTGTCTTTGTAGATCGGCAGGCCTATCATGCATATCTTTCTGTATTTGTCGTTCAACAGGCGTTTGTAAAAATCCGTATGACTCAAAAGACAAgaatgataattttaatttaaatccaaaattttattttcattaa